From the genome of Fusobacterium varium, one region includes:
- the rplT gene encoding 50S ribosomal protein L20, which translates to MRVKTGIVRRRKHKKILQAAKGFRGASGDVIKQAKQATMKAAAYSTRDRKVNKRRMRSLWIIRINSAARINGLTYSTLINGLKRAGIVLDRKVLADIALNNAAEFAKLAETAKAAL; encoded by the coding sequence ATGAGAGTTAAGACTGGAATAGTTAGAAGAAGAAAGCATAAAAAAATATTACAAGCAGCAAAAGGATTTAGAGGAGCATCTGGTGACGTTATAAAACAAGCTAAACAGGCTACAATGAAAGCAGCAGCTTACTCAACTAGAGATAGAAAAGTTAATAAAAGAAGAATGAGATCACTTTGGATTATCAGAATAAACTCAGCAGCTAGAATCAATGGATTAACTTATTCAACTTTAATCAATGGATTAAAAAGAGCTGGAATTGTATTAGATAGAAAAGTTTTAGCAGATATCGCTCTAAACAATGCAGCTGAATTTGCTAAATTAGCTGAAACTGCAAAAGCTGCTCTATAA
- the mdh gene encoding NAD-dependent methanol dehydrogenase, with amino-acid sequence MIYYIPPINLLGRGCLAELKQPLSTMGCKKALVVSDKFLMGNGTIKKLLIY; translated from the coding sequence ATGATTTACTACATACCACCAATTAATTTGTTAGGAAGAGGGTGTCTTGCAGAGCTTAAGCAACCATTATCAACAATGGGGTGTAAAAAAGCTTTAGTTGTAAGTGATAAATTTCTTATGGGAAATGGAACAATAAAAAAGTTACTGATATATTAA
- the rpmI gene encoding 50S ribosomal protein L35 produces the protein MPKMKTHRGAKKRIKVTGTGKFIVKHSGKSHILTKKDRKRKNSLKKDLVVTDTLKKHMQGLLPYGVGR, from the coding sequence ATGCCAAAAATGAAGACTCACAGAGGAGCAAAAAAGAGAATTAAAGTAACAGGGACTGGGAAATTTATTGTTAAACATTCTGGAAAAAGCCATATCTTAACTAAAAAAGATAGAAAAAGAAAAAATAGCCTAAAGAAAGATTTAGTAGTTACTGACACTTTAAAGAAACATATGCAAGGGTTACTACCATATGGAGTAGGAAGATAA